TCAATGTAAACATATTCGATTGTAAATTTATACTAACAATTATAAACAAGTTTGAAACAAGTAACCTTACCTTATAGACTGATGAGATTAGATCCGTGGCGCCGGGGCCGGGATTCGAACCCGGGACCTCCCGGTTTCTATCCATTCCTTAACATAATTCGGCTAACAGCCGGGCGCTCCACCGGGCTGAGCTACCCCGGCGCACTGTCTCGTCTAGCTGAAGCTATTTTAAGCTTTTGTCACTTGAGCAGGCAACCTAGTGTTTGATTAAGTTATTATTAAAATTGGCTAGTTGGAAACGTGTCTATGGAAAGAAGCGTGACTACGCGATGTGCCTGCATCACGTGCAAGTGCGATCTTGAGCGCGTCCAGCTCGTGGCTTGATAGCTTACCCAGTTGTGTAAAGTCACCAAGTATTACGCTTTCCTTTACCTGTTCGTTTCCTAAAAGCTCGACCTGAGCACCTACTGCTTCGAGTTTCTTATAAAGTTCTTTGGCCAAAGCAGCGAGATGGCTAGAATACCCTATACGAACGTGTACTTCTGCTCCGAGGCCTACAAGGGCTGATATCACGTGAACAAGCCTCTTGGGATTTCGTGCAACGCTCGAGAAAGCCAGTACTCCTCCAATCACGACGGCAAGCCCCAGGTGCCTGGAGCCCAAATCGACTCCGAGGGCTACTCTTTTTGTCGCTGTGAGGGTCATCGCAAGCCAGCAAGCGAAAACTGCCGGGTCCCCTGAACTTAGGACGGCGTCCGGTACTTCGATTCCAGTCGTGCTTACCTCAACTAATGATTCAAGTCCCAACTCGCGCAACCATGAGTACACTTTTTGGACGGCTCGAGGGTCTTTAACGGTAATCTCCAAGCTCCTCCGCGTTAGTTCTGACGTAAGGCTTCGCAAGCTTCCTCTACCTCTCTAACGCTTATCTCAAACCGTCCTAGGGCTATGAGCGGGTCGGCTAGGTCGCGCTCTTCAAGGGTTAAAACTTCATTCTCGACTATAGTTCGCACAAGCCTAGGCTTAAGCCTCCGCAGTATTTTGATGGTTAAGGGTCCGCCCGTTCTGTAATCCTCAGCACATACGAGTAAGACCTTGCATCCCGCCTCCACAGCCAAGCTGAGAACGCTTACCTCCGTTAACGCCATCCGATACACGTAACTTTCACTCAACGAAGCCCTGTACGGCACTAGGTTGGCCATGAACTCGTCTATTGCCACCAGCTTTACTTTCTTCTGCTTGCAGAACCCTATGCACTCTATTGCGGTTAACAGTTCATCGTAAAACGATGTTGCAGCTCGAACCTCAACATCGCGAAGGGTCACCTTTAAACGAGCATGTCGGCCGGCACCTATGTAAACGGATGGTGCTAACTGCTCGCCTAGGAGGAGGGTTAACCGAGTTCTAAACGTACCAGGTCCACCGTAAAGAACCAAAACCCCCCTATCCAACCTTTTTGTTAGAAATGTTAAAAGCCTATCTAATGCAGGCATCCGCTTAACGTTTCGCGTAGTACATAACAGCGATGAGCAGCGCACCGATGATTATCAAAGTAAGGCTGATCGCGATTCCTCGAGTAAAGTCCCTCCTGATACGCCGGTACAGATCGTAAAGATTGTAAAAGCCGTAAATCATCATTGCGTAACCCATGAAGCTTAGGATGAATTCAGTTGTGTTCTGCAAACTCGTACCTGGCACGGGTCCAATTCTCGAGTGGACGGCTGCGCACTGATCTAAATCGTGAAGGCATGTATAGAGAACGTTGAAAATGCCGGATACGAGAAGGAGCGCTGACATTACGGCGAGCGGCGCGAGCGTAGCTGGCTCCAGCAACTTCTTCAGGGGGTTTAACGGTCGGACCACGGAAAACCGCGCTACCGGGCATGTATAAATGTTGCTACGTAGCCTCAGGCCGTCGTTGCGAATGCTAGTATCCCGGTGAGCATGGCTAGAAGTGTCAACTTTCTGCTGCGTGCGGCTACAGCACTCTTTTGAAGGAGCAGCGAGAAAGAAACGTAGGTGAAGAGTGCATCGGTCAAAGCCACTGTGGAGGCATAAAGGAGGAGTTTCTCCTCTGGGAGGAGGGGGATTGCTAGCAGGCTAGCCGCGACGGCTGCTAGCATCAGGAGGCTGGCCACTCTTGCTGCGAATGCTGGGCCTTTGACTACAGCCAATGTCTTAACCCCGACTCTGCGATCGCCCTCCATGTCTAGTATGCCCTTCAGAATTTCCCTACCTAGAGTAGCAAGAAAGGCAACTGAGGTGAGGAGGATGGCTAACCGGGGTATTTTGAAGCCGCTAGGGATGGAAGCTCCGAAGAGGAACGGTAAAGCAGTGTCAAAGGCCACGATGATGTTTCCTGGCAATCCAGCTCTTTTTAGTTTCGCGTTGTAAGCCATCCCTGAAGCCACGGCTACTATTACAAGTAGAGCGGGCATAACCCCTAAGCTTAACGAAAGAGCGGTTCCCAGTACCAGTGATGCTAAGCCGATAATCCAGGCTTCTTTAACGCCGATGTCGCCTCGAACCAGCGGCCTCCACGGCGCGTTGATTCTATCTTCCTCGAGGTTATAAATATCGTTAAAGACGAAAAGCCCTATTTCAACGGACAGGGTTGTTGCGACTGCTATGCAAGCTGGAAGAAGCTGCATGTTTGACCAACCCTGCGCACCAAGAGCGTATCCCACGAGCGTTGCGATCGCCGCCATTACTCCGTGATCGATTCGCGCTAATCTCAGCATAGCGCCTAGCTTGCCCATGAGCACTCGAGCCGTTCTGCTCTTAAATAATGATTTCTTGACTCGCTTTGCTTTGGGCTTGAAGGAGAAAGAGGTAAAGTAGGCTA
Above is a genomic segment from Thermofilaceae archaeon containing:
- a CDS encoding UbiA family prenyltransferase, whose translation is MGKLGAMLRLARIDHGVMAAIATLVGYALGAQGWSNMQLLPACIAVATTLSVEIGLFVFNDIYNLEEDRINAPWRPLVRGDIGVKEAWIIGLASLVLGTALSLSLGVMPALLVIVAVASGMAYNAKLKRAGLPGNIIVAFDTALPFLFGASIPSGFKIPRLAILLTSVAFLATLGREILKGILDMEGDRRVGVKTLAVVKGPAFAARVASLLMLAAVAASLLAIPLLPEEKLLLYASTVALTDALFTYVSFSLLLQKSAVAARSRKLTLLAMLTGILAFATTA